From Etheostoma cragini isolate CJK2018 chromosome 1, CSU_Ecrag_1.0, whole genome shotgun sequence, a single genomic window includes:
- the foxf1 gene encoding forkhead box protein F1: MTAEVQQPPAQTPAQSSPMSAPEKPHGQTAVMETASSTTKTKKTNAGIRRPEKPPYSYIALIVMAIQSSPTKRLTLSEIYQFLQSRFPFFRGSYQGWKNSVRHNLSLNECFIKLPKGLGRPGKGHYWTIDPASEFMFEEGSFRRRPRGFRRKCQALKPMYSMMNGLGFNHIPESYNFQGSGGGLSCPPNGLSLDSGIGMMNGHLSGNMEGMGLSGHTMSHLSTNGGHSYMGNCTGSTGSDYPHHDNSASPLLTSGGVMEPHPVYSSSASAWAPAPSASLNNGASYIKQQPLSPCNPGANSLQPSLPTHSLDQSYLHQNGHSTTDLQGIPRYHSQSPSMCDRKEFVFSFNAMTSSAMHSPSSSSYYHHQQVSYQDIKPCVM, encoded by the exons ATGACGGCAGAGGTTCAGCAGCCCCCAGCGCAGACTCCTGCCCAGAGCAGCCCGATGTCTGCCCCGGAGAAGCCGCACGGACAGACGGCGGTGATGGAAACCGCCTCCTCCACTACGAAAACCAAAAAGACAAACGCAGGCATCCGGAGACCAGAGAAGCCCCCCTATTCGTACATTGCTTTAATAGTCATGGCAATCCAGAGCTCTCCAACCAAGCGACTGACGCTCAGTGAAATATACCAATTCCTCCAGAGCCGCTTCCCGTTTTTCAGGGGCTCATACCAGGGTTGGAAGAACTCCGTGCGTCACAACTTGTCTCTGAACGAGTGCTTTATTAAGCTGCCCAAGGGCCTCGGCCGGCCAGGGAAGGGCCACTACTGGACTATCGACCCGGCTAGTGAGTTTATGTTTGAGGAAGGCTCCTTTAGAAGGAGACCCAGGGGTTTTAGGCGCAAGTGCCAGGCGCTGAAGCCCATGTACAGCATGATGAACGGCCTGGGATTCAACCATATCCCCGAGTCCTACAACTTCCAGGGGAGCGGCGGGGGCCTTTCATGCCCGCCCAACGGCTTGTCTCTGGACAGTGGGATTGGGATGATGAATGGACACTTGTCAGGTAACATGGAAGGGATGGGTCTGTCCGGGCACACCATGTCACACTTGTCGACCAACGGTGGACATTCGTATATGGGAAATTGTACAGGCTCCACTGGCAGTGATTACCCCCACCACGACAATTCCGCCTCCCCTCTGCTCACCAGCGGAGGAGTCATGGAGCCTCACCCCGTCTACTCGAGCTCAGCCTCGGCGTGGGCTCCGGCCCCCTCGGCGTCGCTGAATAACGGGGCCTCCTACATAAAGCAGCAGCCTCTGTCTCCTTGTAATCCAGGGGCAAACTCGCTGCAGCCAAGCTTGCCAACACATTCACTAGACCAATCTTACCTGCACCAGAACGGGCACAGCACTACAGATTTACAAG GTATTCCTCGGTACCATTCCCAGTCTCCGAGCATGTGTGACCGGAAGGAGTTCGTCTTCTCGTTCAACGCCATGACGTCCTCAGCGATGCACTCACCGAGCAGCAGCTCGTACTACCACCACCAACAGGTCTCCTACCAGGACATCAAGCCCTGCGTTATGTGA